A genomic region of Fundulus heteroclitus isolate FHET01 chromosome 24, MU-UCD_Fhet_4.1, whole genome shotgun sequence contains the following coding sequences:
- the si:dkey-23a23.2 gene encoding uncharacterized protein si:dkey-23a23.2 isoform X1, translating into MLAAEKSPKVEQQEPKPLQIKEEQEEPGVHQDGEQLLVKEETDTRFPLTDAPINMLAADVREEAPEEPCPGEAPEEPCPGKALEEPCPGEAPEEPSPREAPEELSPGEAPEEPCPGEAPEEPCPGKALEEPCPGEAPEEPSPGEAPEEPSPGEAPEEPSPGEAPEEPCPGEAPEEPCPGEAPEEPSPGEAPGEPSPGEAPGELSPGEAPEEPSHEQEQQESQLLQIREEPGVHQEGEQLLVKEKTDTKSPSIAAPINKNQSSGQRPSQRLQNGEGPPSGRTRRRRSGTSERGNGADRRIITCLKCFRPQNRLSFHLRICMKNKTNEERKAELDRAKKSMKAWTLRGRTWDYNVMVKRYPDEATRQALLEDLRERNFLIFNDPMDVPAESSDSPPGAAVKTHNKNRCRPALPTLQDCQRVLRVSHDDILDIQRRLLDQQHVEDDENTLFRYFCEAILVLRYFQRPDAVMALTASDWLNKKHVEGRIHMGISKNSETISLTEEDSAMLDTYFHKVRSGCLQGRVDDQARFFLSKQGKPVGCVSTDLKRLHEQYELPSFLSREVCEAQRSSTSTCSPSDEPANNKRGQKRKRGRGPADQHDKDFGAFYQRFPATASSSPPTKKKLIAAGFPPDRAFYDRWRSMQLAQREKHLLSQFAKRPPTVSRVSLLIKKEGWTSNCPRPKDVVAKWKPVLSETDPWILAMIDSQKWTGMALKHFGCTNGQGVVAIKHFAMGSIVCDYHGKVITAAEGRKIMESTQDDTCKLLFFHGGGRDLCADARTFPCECHPTGDPMGRRISHSSDGANLRPVHYRLNFPGGLRDVIILRATRDIEVCEELLLNYGLKCTSSRVPG; encoded by the exons a tgttggctgcagaaaAGAGTCCTAaggtggagcagcaggagcCAAAGCCGCTCCAAATTaaagaggaacaggaggaacccggggtccatcaggatggagagcagctccttgtgaaggaggagactgataccaggtttccattaactgatgctcctatcaaca tgttggctgcagatgttagagaggaggctcctgaagaaccgTGTCCCGGGGAGGCTCCCGAAGAACCGTGTCCCGGGAAGGCTCTCGAAGAACCGTGTCCCGGGGAGGCTCCCGAAGAACCGAGTCCCAGGGAGGCTCCCGAAGAACTGAGTCCCGGGGAGGCTCCCGAAGAACCGTGTCCCGGGGAGGCTCCGGAAGAACCGTGTCCCGGGAAGGCTCTCGAAGAACCGTGTCCCggagaggctcctgaagaaccgAGTCCCGGGGAGGCTCCCGAAGAACCGAGTCCCGGGGAGGCTCCCGAAGAACCGAGTCCCGGGGAGGCTCCCGAAGAACCGTGTCCCGGGGAGGCTCCCGAAGAACCGTGTCCCGGGGAGGCTCCCGAAGAACCGAGTCCCGGAGAGGCTCCCGGAGAACCGAGTCCCGGGGAGGCTCCCGGAGAACTGAGTCCCGgggaggctcctgaagaaccgAGTCAtgagcaggagcagcaggaatCACAGCTCCTTCAAATAAGGGAGGAACCCGGGGtccatcaggaaggagagcagctccttgtgaaggagaaGACTGATACCAAGTCTCCATCAattgctgctcctatcaaca aaaatcagtCATCAGGCCAGCGCCCCTCTCAGCGGCTGCAGAATGGGGAGGGACCACCGAGTGGACGTACAAGGCGACGCCGCAGTGGCACCAG TGAGAGAGGTAATGGTGCGGATCGCCGCATCATTACCTGCCTGAAGTGCTTCAGACCACAGAACCGGTTGTCTTTCCACCTGAGGATCTGCATGAAGAACAAAACCAATGAGGAGAGGAAGGCAGAGTTGGACCGAGCCAAAAAGTCCATGAAGGCCTGGACCCTCCGAGGCAGAACCTGGGACTACAACGTCATGGTCAAGAGGTACCCTGATGAGGCTACCAGACAGGCTCTTCTGGAAGACCTCCGTGAAAggaattttttaatttttaatgacCCCATGGACGTACCTGCTGAATCCAGTGACAGCCCACCAGGCGCTGCAGttaaaacacacaacaaaaa TCGTTGTAGGCCTGCTCTGCCGACTCTCCAAGACTGCCAGAGAGTCCTCAGAGTGTCACATGATGACATATTGGACATACAGAGGAGGCTCCTGGATCAGCAGCATGTGGAAGACGACGAGAACACTCTGTTCCGTTACTTCTGCGAAGCCATCCTGGTCCTAAGATACTTCCAGCGACCAGATGCAGTGATGGCACTCACA GCTTCAGATTGGCTcaacaaaaaacatgttgagGGACGAATCCACATGGGGATCTCAAAGAACAGTGAGACAATTTCACTCACAGAGGAGGACTCTGCT ATGCTGGACACATACTTCCATAAGGTTCGTTCAGGATGTCTGCAGGGCCGTGTGGATGACCAGGCCAGATTTTTCCTGTCCAAACAAGGAAAACCGGTGGGCTGCGTTTCAACTGACCTTAAGCGTCTGCATGAACA GTATGAATTACCAAGCTTTTTAAGCAGAGAAGTCTGTGAAGCCCAAAGATCCAGTACCTCGACATG TTCTCCTTCTGATGAGCCGGCCAATAATAAGAGAGGTCAGAAACGGAAAAGAGGCAGAGGCCCAGCTGACCAACACGACAAGGACTTCGGAGCGTTTTACCAACGCTTCCCAGCGACGGCGAGTAGCAGCCCGCCCACGAAAAAGAAACTGATCGCTGCGGGGTTTCCACCTGACAGAGCCTTCTATGACCGCTGGAGGTCTATGCAGTTGGCCCAGCGGGAGAAGCATCTCTTGT CCCAGTTTGCAAAACGGCCCCCGACTGTCAGCCGGGTGTCACTGCTCATCAAAAAAGAGGGTTGGACTTCCAACTGTCCTCGCCCCAAGGACGTCGTGGCGAAGTGGAAACCGGTGCTGTCGGAGACGGATCCATGGATCCTCGCTATGATCGATAGCCAAAAGTGGACTGGCATGGCCCTCAAGCACTTTGGTTGCACAAATGGACAAG gAGTTGTTGCCATCAAACACTTCGCCATGGGATCCATTGTCTGCGATTACCATGGCAAGGTGATCACAGCAGCAGAGGGTCGGAAAATTATGGAGTCGACCCAGGATGATACGtgcaagcttttattttttcatggtGGTGGTCGGGACCTGTGCGCTGACGCTCGGACCTTCCCGTGCGAGTGTCACCCAACAGGAGACCCCATGGGCCGGAGGATCAGTCATTCCTCCGACGGGGCGAACCTGAGGCCGGTCCACTACAGGTTAAacttccctggaggactgaggGATGTCATCATTTTGCGAGCCACAAGAGACATTGAGGTCTGTGAAGAGCTGCTCTTAAATTACGGCCTCAAGTGCACGTCTTCTCGAGTGCCTGGATGA
- the si:dkey-23a23.2 gene encoding uncharacterized protein si:dkey-23a23.2 isoform X2 has protein sequence MLAAEKSPKVEQQEPKPLQIKEEQEEPGVHQDGEQLLVKEETDTRFPLTDAPINMLAADVREEAPEEPCPGEAPEEPCPGKALEEPCPGEAPEEPSPREAPEELSPGEAPEEPCPGEAPEEPCPGKALEEPCPGEAPEEPSPGEAPEEPSPGEAPEEPSPGEAPEEPCPGEAPEEPCPGEAPEEPSHEQEQQESQLLQIREEPGVHQEGEQLLVKEKTDTKSPSIAAPINKNQSSGQRPSQRLQNGEGPPSGRTRRRRSGTSERGNGADRRIITCLKCFRPQNRLSFHLRICMKNKTNEERKAELDRAKKSMKAWTLRGRTWDYNVMVKRYPDEATRQALLEDLRERNFLIFNDPMDVPAESSDSPPGAAVKTHNKNRCRPALPTLQDCQRVLRVSHDDILDIQRRLLDQQHVEDDENTLFRYFCEAILVLRYFQRPDAVMALTASDWLNKKHVEGRIHMGISKNSETISLTEEDSAMLDTYFHKVRSGCLQGRVDDQARFFLSKQGKPVGCVSTDLKRLHEQYELPSFLSREVCEAQRSSTSTCSPSDEPANNKRGQKRKRGRGPADQHDKDFGAFYQRFPATASSSPPTKKKLIAAGFPPDRAFYDRWRSMQLAQREKHLLSQFAKRPPTVSRVSLLIKKEGWTSNCPRPKDVVAKWKPVLSETDPWILAMIDSQKWTGMALKHFGCTNGQGVVAIKHFAMGSIVCDYHGKVITAAEGRKIMESTQDDTCKLLFFHGGGRDLCADARTFPCECHPTGDPMGRRISHSSDGANLRPVHYRLNFPGGLRDVIILRATRDIEVCEELLLNYGLKCTSSRVPG, from the exons a tgttggctgcagaaaAGAGTCCTAaggtggagcagcaggagcCAAAGCCGCTCCAAATTaaagaggaacaggaggaacccggggtccatcaggatggagagcagctccttgtgaaggaggagactgataccaggtttccattaactgatgctcctatcaaca tgttggctgcagatgttagagaggaggctcctgaagaaccgTGTCCCGGGGAGGCTCCCGAAGAACCGTGTCCCGGGAAGGCTCTCGAAGAACCGTGTCCCGGGGAGGCTCCCGAAGAACCGAGTCCCAGGGAGGCTCCCGAAGAACTGAGTCCCGGGGAGGCTCCCGAAGAACCGTGTCCCGGGGAGGCTCCGGAAGAACCGTGTCCCGGGAAGGCTCTCGAAGAACCGTGTCCCggagaggctcctgaagaaccgAGTCCCGGGGAGGCTCCCGAAGAACCGAGTCCCGGGGAGGCTCCCGAAGAACCGAGTCCCGGGGAGGCTCCCGAAGAACCGTGTCCCGGGGAGGCTCCCGAAGAACCGTGTCCCGGGGAG gctcctgaagaaccgAGTCAtgagcaggagcagcaggaatCACAGCTCCTTCAAATAAGGGAGGAACCCGGGGtccatcaggaaggagagcagctccttgtgaaggagaaGACTGATACCAAGTCTCCATCAattgctgctcctatcaaca aaaatcagtCATCAGGCCAGCGCCCCTCTCAGCGGCTGCAGAATGGGGAGGGACCACCGAGTGGACGTACAAGGCGACGCCGCAGTGGCACCAG TGAGAGAGGTAATGGTGCGGATCGCCGCATCATTACCTGCCTGAAGTGCTTCAGACCACAGAACCGGTTGTCTTTCCACCTGAGGATCTGCATGAAGAACAAAACCAATGAGGAGAGGAAGGCAGAGTTGGACCGAGCCAAAAAGTCCATGAAGGCCTGGACCCTCCGAGGCAGAACCTGGGACTACAACGTCATGGTCAAGAGGTACCCTGATGAGGCTACCAGACAGGCTCTTCTGGAAGACCTCCGTGAAAggaattttttaatttttaatgacCCCATGGACGTACCTGCTGAATCCAGTGACAGCCCACCAGGCGCTGCAGttaaaacacacaacaaaaa TCGTTGTAGGCCTGCTCTGCCGACTCTCCAAGACTGCCAGAGAGTCCTCAGAGTGTCACATGATGACATATTGGACATACAGAGGAGGCTCCTGGATCAGCAGCATGTGGAAGACGACGAGAACACTCTGTTCCGTTACTTCTGCGAAGCCATCCTGGTCCTAAGATACTTCCAGCGACCAGATGCAGTGATGGCACTCACA GCTTCAGATTGGCTcaacaaaaaacatgttgagGGACGAATCCACATGGGGATCTCAAAGAACAGTGAGACAATTTCACTCACAGAGGAGGACTCTGCT ATGCTGGACACATACTTCCATAAGGTTCGTTCAGGATGTCTGCAGGGCCGTGTGGATGACCAGGCCAGATTTTTCCTGTCCAAACAAGGAAAACCGGTGGGCTGCGTTTCAACTGACCTTAAGCGTCTGCATGAACA GTATGAATTACCAAGCTTTTTAAGCAGAGAAGTCTGTGAAGCCCAAAGATCCAGTACCTCGACATG TTCTCCTTCTGATGAGCCGGCCAATAATAAGAGAGGTCAGAAACGGAAAAGAGGCAGAGGCCCAGCTGACCAACACGACAAGGACTTCGGAGCGTTTTACCAACGCTTCCCAGCGACGGCGAGTAGCAGCCCGCCCACGAAAAAGAAACTGATCGCTGCGGGGTTTCCACCTGACAGAGCCTTCTATGACCGCTGGAGGTCTATGCAGTTGGCCCAGCGGGAGAAGCATCTCTTGT CCCAGTTTGCAAAACGGCCCCCGACTGTCAGCCGGGTGTCACTGCTCATCAAAAAAGAGGGTTGGACTTCCAACTGTCCTCGCCCCAAGGACGTCGTGGCGAAGTGGAAACCGGTGCTGTCGGAGACGGATCCATGGATCCTCGCTATGATCGATAGCCAAAAGTGGACTGGCATGGCCCTCAAGCACTTTGGTTGCACAAATGGACAAG gAGTTGTTGCCATCAAACACTTCGCCATGGGATCCATTGTCTGCGATTACCATGGCAAGGTGATCACAGCAGCAGAGGGTCGGAAAATTATGGAGTCGACCCAGGATGATACGtgcaagcttttattttttcatggtGGTGGTCGGGACCTGTGCGCTGACGCTCGGACCTTCCCGTGCGAGTGTCACCCAACAGGAGACCCCATGGGCCGGAGGATCAGTCATTCCTCCGACGGGGCGAACCTGAGGCCGGTCCACTACAGGTTAAacttccctggaggactgaggGATGTCATCATTTTGCGAGCCACAAGAGACATTGAGGTCTGTGAAGAGCTGCTCTTAAATTACGGCCTCAAGTGCACGTCTTCTCGAGTGCCTGGATGA